Part of the Poecilia reticulata strain Guanapo linkage group LG2, Guppy_female_1.0+MT, whole genome shotgun sequence genome is shown below.
GCTCCACAAAGACCCCTTTTGTGCTTTCATTTGTGACTTCTTCACTCCGCTCATTAGAGTTCATTTTTCATGTTCCGCTGAAGCTATTTTCGACGAGCGCCGCTGTAAGCGCACGTCGCCACCAATGCAGAAAATGAGTGGAAATGTTGCTGCGCACAATTTACCttgtggttaaaaataaaaacacaaacgaaATTGAGTTTCTTCTTTAGCTTTTTTGACGCAACAACGTGAGGATGTTCGTCTGAAGGCGGGCGGAGGAACCCGRGCGGAGGAACCCGAGCGGAGCTACGAGGCCCGAGGAATGGACCCACCACAACAGAGTGGTGTTGTTTGTTTACCCTTTGCCCCCCCCCTGCCCTGCCCCTCCCCCTGCCAGGACGTGCTGATGGGAGAGCATTCATCAGGACTTTTGAAGCGACGGAGGGTGTGGGCGCGCAGGCTGCTGAACGCGCTACCAGAAAAACTGTGCAAGGTTCATTTCCAGAGGACAGCATtgctcacacgcacacaccacAGCAAATTCAAGTAAGATTCTGATAATAGCCACACATTYCTGTCATAACACAAATATAAACCATGTTTTCCACTGTAATCTTGCGCCAGAGGGATGGTTTGTGAAGTTTTCAAAGTGCTCATTTTGCCTGTGAGATTTCCRGTCTCCTGTCCTGCTTCAGACCATGCGGCCCTTCCGATTATTTCTCGGAYACCGCCGCAGCGAGGGTCAGGATGTTCTGAGCCTGCTTCAGCGAGGGCAAGTCAATCATGCTGCCGTGGAAGGTGAACGCACCCTGAGGAGAAACACAMACATTGCACGTTTCATACATATAATCAGTTGCAGAAGGTCAAAATTCTGTCAATATTTTGGGAGTTGGTATAATGgcatggttttgttttgtttttctgagacaTGAAACTGGTCATACAAaggaagagtaaaaaaatactaaataaataaaatacacagaaacacgcGAAGGGCTCGACTGAGGCAAGGGCTAAGATACGAATCCCTTCGGGCGCTGCCCTGGCAGGGAGAGAGAGGTGGCGGGCAGATTGTGTATTACCTCAGCAGACAGCCCACAGAGCTCGGCACACAGGCTCCAACCATGCACTAAATTAGGGACAATAATATTGTACACTTAATTGGCCCAACTCCCCTCCCCTCACTGTCCTGAGAGTCACCCGGGGGTGTACAGTACGCAGCCGGAGCCATGGAGGTGCGCGCACAAAGGATCAGTGTGAGCGTCGGAGCAGAGAAACAGCCGTGTCATCGCAGCGTACGGGCAGCAGAGAGACGCTGGCCAGTTACAGATGGGTCCTGTAATAGCTGCTCTTTTATAATACAAACAACCAGGCAGGAGCCAGTGTTAGATTTCTATGGCTTCATACTCTGAAgtaaaaacactgcagtttgggctatttatgcaaaaaaaggAATATGTGTAGCATTAATCTTTTATACTAGCTTTTATTCATACACAAAGAACAATTATCCCTGCTGCTGttgttacagtaaaaataattacatagaACCTTTGgatattgttattttgaattAGACGCACAGACCTAAAAAACAGCATGAGCACAAACTAATTTCACTAGTACTTAACgttttagttattttctcattttaaattagCACCTATACTATTGCTTTGttaattagtcaggctatctgctcaggGAGAGCATGCAGTTGACTTTTTCACATATACATGGCCTCCCAATTGTATGTTGTAATTGTATGTTGccaaaacgtttgttttttttgtgcttttatttatacaaaatgttctaaaaatgcaaaaatgcatttcttgaCAGGAGTGACGGTAGAGAtgccatttatttcaaaacacgTCTGGTTTTATCGAgaccagaaatgttttaaaaataatgaagttCAGCTTTCTTATGAGAGAGGGTAGGGTGTAAATGATGAGCAGAGTGTAAAAATAAGTAGGGGAGGGGGGAGCTCTGCATTACTTTATGTTTCATACAGTCAAAACGGCTCGATCATGTCGGGCTTCATGACTGTAATCTGTGGGAACTGTGCGATGTAAAGTGGTAAGAGTTTTGATCATCAACTTTTTGAATCTCCATCAGTAACAACCCCCATAATATTAAAGTCTTGTTTGgcgtttaaaattatttcagagaaataattCACAATTCCACATCTATTATTACCTTTCCTTCTTTCTGGTGCTGGTCAAAAGCAGCAATGAGCTCCTCGGCCCACTGGACCCTGTCTTGACTTGGGGAGAACTCCTCCTGCACAGCCTGGATCTGCCCGGGATGAATGACCTGCTTAcctgcagagaaacacacacacacaccggaaCATTTAGCTCTTTTAGTCgaagctgcatgtttttttttccggtATAATGCTGGTAATTTTTGCCCTTTCAGCATTTCATTTTGTTacgtttttctctccttttttttctttctttccaaaaaaaaagggagcgATCTTCCTGGGGACGTTTCATACCCACCATGCATCAATTGGTACCTGCTTTAACAACTGTCATTCTCTCTCTTCTGCTCATTCATGCAGTTTTATGACTTTGATCAACGTCATTTAATGGCAGGTGATCCCTCAGGTATTTTGTTTCGATTAAAGGTAGAGCTGGATCGTGCGCCAAACTCACTTGTTGTCATCACAATATCAATTCGTGCAACACTGCAGCAGCAAAGGATTGcttatttggggaaaaaaaaaattgtaggcTGCGTCAATGAGTATGCGTGTAAGTAAtgcatttggaaatatttttagtgcCCTCCTTGCTGGTACTCGACGTCTAATTTTAGCGGTTGAGATTCTAAAGCTTTAAAGTGGTGGGTACATTGTGATGAAGGATGAAGCATTTTAGTGCACCTGTAATCAGAGGTCATGTTTCAAGACTCAAGTGGGCCACATGTGATGGAAATATGGAAATAGGGCGTGTTAACACAATGATTATTCATCTGCATTTTGGGTCAAAAGAACTTATCTACCGATGCAAacgaagcaaaataaaatagctGAGTTCAAAACGGTTTGTCTACTGGCACAAATTCAAAGCAGAACTGGACAAAATGGAAACGAGAGAGAGAAATATCCTGGTGTGAATTGACCCAGagtatttaaaaatcaattacCTGTTTTcccacaaaaatatataatatttttgttttggctcaAATTATTACTTTCTACTTTATAGCAAACACAATAATGTGCAGCTGTAGATCCAAAAAGAGAAAGTAGGTTGGGGAAATCAGTTTAGAACATCTATGCAAGAGATGCATTATGAATAGGAAGATAAAAAAGTAATAAGAGAGGAGAAGATGGAAATACACAACTGACTTGTCTCTGACTGCATGTCCAAACAGACTGGGGTGAAACGGATGGGAATGAAACCACAACAACTTCATAAGAGCTCActacaacaaaagaaaagtctgCCTCTAAAAAGCTGAAACTGAAGACTAACAAGGAGTTATGTCTCTGTTGGTCACAATctcacgcacacgcacgcacgcgcgcgcacacacacacgcacacgcacagaCATCTTCTCCGTTAAATGTGGGCGAAGGCTGCGGATATAATCCCGTGTACATTTGCAGATCAAACTTGTAGTGATAAAGTTGAGGGTTATGAACATGTCTGGCGAGAGCGGCGGCTCAGCGGCAGCCAGCGGGAACCCGACACTTTAGGGCTTAGCTCTGTCGCCAGCAACAAATCCTTCAAGGTGGCAGTGCAGGCGGGCTGCACGAGCGAgtagggttaaaaaaaagaaagaaaagaaaatcacagagGAGAGGGCAGGGGAAATGGGGGGAGGAGAGAACCCAGTTGCTTCATCAAGCTCTGCCCACCCTACGTTAACCCATGAAGAAAAGATCTGGCAAAGATCACATCAACTGAGGTGCTTGGTTTGCATTTTCACATCATAGTAAACATAGTATGAAAGCTGGTGTGGCCATAAATGTAAGAAAGCATTTTAATTGAGAAAGCATGTTATATTACAATAGAATAATTACAATGCttttgctttcatgtttttaaacaatttttttcaaaaaacagacaaaaacaagaacttgGCTGGGGGTAGCCAACCTATAGGATGGACAGATTTATATCTCAGACCTAAAAAGCTTGAtgtattttgtagaaaatatggTCATATTTTTACCACAAGAAAGTGCATCTTACTGTCAGCccatctgtgcgtgtgtgtgtgtgtttgtgtgtgcagctgTTTAGGACAACAAGAGAACGATGGTTCCAACAGGGCCGGCTGGGTGACTCAGGTGCCCTTGGTTACAATCCATTGGTTCTCCTAAAATGCATCATTCACGCCCTGCAGCCAATCCTGGGCTGCCGTGTGGGGCTGGCACCTTATTGGAGGACGGCTATTTAGCAAAGTGCTCTCAGGCGAGTGATGGACAGGGTCCTGGGGACTGAAGTGAAATGTGGTCCCTGAGAGCAGAGGAATTGTTTTTctatctctaaaaaaaaaaaaataaatttaaattgcaAACCAACAGCTCAGACTACATAAAATAAgaagttaataaaatatttaactacaATATTATAAAAGATGATATTTTATTATCTTCTGGTGTGCACATCAGCTCAAAACAATTCTGTCCTAAGCTCCCCAGTACGGAGCACTGGTGTTCTGTACTCTGCGCTTAATGGGTGCTGCTCCCAGCTTAGGTTGTGCCAAGGTCAATTACTGCACAGGTAGAGCTTCTGGCAGCGCCGTATTATTGCTTAAGCACACATGGGCCAGTAATAGCTACTAACCAAGATTATACCGAGTGCCCACGGCTCGCACGGCACTAATCCACTGCTTTAAATGCTTCTGCTCCCTTTCAAACCGAACCATTTATTTCATCAACCAGCTGTTTCCCCCTCCCCAGCTTTGCAGACCTCATTCGCCGAGAGATAAACTGCAAATCTGTCAGGCccaaacaaatgcaaacaattaaCAAAAAGGGATTTTCGGTCTACTCTCTGCCTAAGCTTGAGGAATCGTGGGCCGAGTGTAGCTCTGAAGATGCAGAAATAGGATAGACAACAAAACGCACGCACACTCACATGACCCTGCAACACACGGGAGGGTGGAAGTGGCAGACAAGGTCACCTGGGTGAGTTTCAGTGGGAAGCAGCAAGAAGTGCAACCTACACAGTGATATAACATGATGTGCAGGTATTTTTTGTACGCGCCCGGTGAAGAGCAGGTCATTGATTCAATGTCTcttctttgccattttttttttcccctttcatgGCAACTAATGCCTTGAGGAACTCTCACCGCTGTAGAAACCATGAGATTCAGCTTCTTAGTTTCCCACTTCCAAATGAAGATACGTTTAATTTTGACATCttgatgaataaaataactaaatgagattaaaataataaagatagAAAACGTGGCGAGAATTGCTATGAAACACAATCAcgaaaaaacaaaccaacctTCAAACCTTTTCTTAAATAACTTGTTAGAAACAGTAAAGCCTATTGATCTGCCAATACAAGTCAGAATTTTGTATATGATCCAACTATATAGGTACgtatttgacattttaactaGCGATGATGGGGCAGTGCTTTCCACTGAATGGACACAAAACTGGGCTAAAGGAAATTTGTTAAGCGTGCAACTGAAAATGTCGACATTTTATGAGAGCTAATGCTGCCCCACAAGGATATGCCGCTCTGGACAGAGAGCCACGGCATCAAAAACCGGCACTGACTAGAACACAGACTCCTCRGGATGCAGTTGtctaaattattaatatttaccGAGAGTGGAAGCAGACTCTAAATTGTTCCGTTGTGAAGCACAGATAGATATCATTTCATGCCGATGCCGTCGTTACAAAAGAACAAATCTAAATAGTGGGACATCTTGAGTGCTTTCAGCAGATGAGACCTTTGTAATGTTCTCCCACAGGGAGGATGCAGAAACGATAGGGCACGCAATTAATACAACAAAAACCGATAACAACGGGTAGCGAGCGCAGTTATCAAAGGAGCACCTGGAGGATATTAATCATGATTACAGTCAGAGAAAGAGGCAGAAATGTTACCGGTGAAACCCATGAGAGCTCCCTCCTTGGCCTGTAGCCTCAGTCCCTCCACATCTTTATAGTCGATGTAAACCAGGTCGATGGCTTGCAGCCCAAAAGCCTTGGTGGTCACCACCACCTTCTGCCTCGCGTAGAGCAGCTCTCTGGCATCCTTAGTCCGCGTGGCACCTGAGGAGGGCCGGGAGGCAAAGGCAAGAATGCTGAGGTAGAGGAGTGAGAGCTAATAAATAACACATACAGTGGATCTACACTTAGAAGGMGGGATAAACATTCAAATATACAGATTTTCATACAAATCCATTACTTATCTttcaaaatattcacattttgtttgattacaacaacaaacattcGGTTCTTTTTTGTAAGGGAATTATGTGATGAATCGAAACAAAGCGATCGCtttaaagtgaaaggaaaacgaTGCATGCTTTTCAACactataaatctgaaaagtgcggtgtgcAATTGTATTCAGCCACCACGAGTCAACATGTACAAGAACTGCATTTTcacagaagaaaacagcaaGTGCTTAGGAGTATATCTCTACCGGGGTTAGATGTTTAGAGGCGGATCGTTTTCGCCCTTTTCTCCTTCGCAAAATAGCGTAAACGTAGCACTCCGTGAGTTCATTTTCAAGTCCCGCCAAATATTCCCCAGTTTAATTCAGGTCTAgactttaactggaccattTTAACAAGCCATTGTTTTCATCTGGAGGCGAGCCTTCAGCTCCAGTCTCAAGTTCTCCACAGCTGCTAACAGGTTTGCTTCTGTATTGAACTCCATCTTCCCTTTATACTCTGACCAACTTTCCTGCCTCTTTTGAAGAAAAGCttctcacagcatgatgctgccactaccaccACATATCTATCAGCTTTGTGTGTTTAGAGTGATGTTGCGTGTTGGTTTTCcgttttataaatcaaaaggcCTGTTTAGCTCACGGCTAATAGTTTTCCTGTAACCAGGGAACAAGGGCATcgtggctgcttctctgattaatgatCTCCTTACCCTGCCTGTCAGCTTAGGTGAAAGGTGATGTCTTAGTCTGTTTGTTTAATAATCTAACCCTGTTTAAAACTTCTCCGCAGTATTGTCCCAGCGGCATCTGGCGTACTCCTCGGTCGTCATGATGCCGATTATCCACTAATGTTACGTGACAAACTGCTGAGGCCTtcgcagaacagctggatttacacAGAGACTAAACTGAACACACGTGGGCTTTGTTAACTAGCGAAGCGATTCCTGAAGACAAATGACTGCACCAGATATTATTTAGCGGTGTACATATGCACGCCACACTTGCCACTACTCCGCGTCGCCCAGTCGGTttcaaatccaaacaaaaaatatgttgtttgttgttttaaagtcaaaaagGTGGAAAGGTTTAAGTGACTTGAATATCTTATCTGCTGTTATTTAAGAGTGTGGAAATGTAAGCGCTGCTTGTGACCGACACCTATGCTGGCACAGAAGTCATCGGAGCCAAACACCACGCCGTCATGGTGGAGCCCGGCCCTGGGAGAGAGTTGGCGGATTTCCTCACACACGGCCTGACAGAGAACAAAATACATCAGCAtaataacagcagcagcaggagcagccgGACAGACGAGTCACAGAAACAACCAcgagcaaacaaaataaaaaggaaaaaaaaaataaaaaaatctgtgaattcaTCGCATGGATTAGTTCTGATGTTATATCAGGAATAGATAGTCTTGAACTCCACagtacccccccccccctctctctgttttgtcatgtcttttttaaattacattttgacttgAAAGACAAAATTGCATTTGTGCACACATCTAACAGCACCAGTAGGGAAATATTAACCGTTTCATCTAGGAAATTGCTcgttaatttattgtttttggccAGAAATGAGCTCGGGGTTCGCTAAAAGATTGgaacaaaacataattaaaagcCACACAGGTGTTACAGATAAAAGCGCATTAGACTAGCAGCCGCAGTCACGgttgaaagaacaaaaacctgGACTGTCTGTAGTAAAGAGTGACATTTAGTCGGAtgtttttcaagctttttttttttcttttttttttcccagctacAAATTAATACCGCCTCTAGCTGTGCTACAGCAAGTTTGTTACCTGGTGTTCAGTCTGGGCGAAAATAAAGGGTTTGCTCAAGAAAGCAGAAACAGGCAAACCCTYGTATCTCCCCCTCCCCTGCCAACCgccaacaaaacacacatgcacaggcacacgcacacacgATCACAAACGCAGTCGGAGAATTATACTGAAGAACTGACAGATGAACCAAAAGGAGGACTGCCAGCTGGTTGCTCCCCAAATCTGCTCTCTTTACCCCTCCAAGAAGCTGAAGGTCATGCTGCACTGTTAGGGAAATCTGACTAAAGAATTTTCTCACTATGAGGATATTAAATTAGCACTAATTAAACAATGTCAGGACGTCTGAGGACGGAGGGCATTTTGAGAGGCGGTGGAGGAGCTTCAGATCCTGTTTCTTTCTGGATGTTGTCGAGTTCTCCTCACGCTGATGGGAGTCTTTAATCTAAAGCCAACgatgaacaaacagcaaaaaaaaaaaaaatctctgacgTTTGCAGTTTTCCCCTTTTATTCACTCGTAATCTACCTTAAAATTGAGCAGGCCCGCAGCGGTTTCCACGAAGGTGACGAGGCGAACGGGTTCTGTCAGCGTCCGTCCTTTCAAGTTGTGCTGAAACCTGTCAACAAACTGAACACACGGGCAACGTCTCAGGCTCCGCTCATTAACAGCACCCACGGTTCTGTGTGACTGGGAGACAATAAAGCACTCAGCAATCgcaataaattaatttacttgCAGCGCTTTCAGCCAATCATGTTTACACAGTCCACATAAGTGGGAAAATAGGTTTTTGGTGACACAAATACCTTTAactctgagaaaaaaacccaaatattttCTC
Proteins encoded:
- the clybl gene encoding citramalyl-CoA lyase, mitochondrial, producing the protein MAAHIVRAVRRLPAQTNGWLPPAVWQLYTQACCHHHQSPGSSLRYIPRRAVLYCPGNDERKLKKLALLDVDCAVLDCEDGVALTKKAEARETIAQMLGELDLGRTEKCVRVNSVSSGLAEADLQVVLQAEILPPAIMLPKVEDIQEVKWFVDRFQHNLKGRTLTEPVRLVTFVETAAGLLNFKAVCEEIRQLSPRAGLHHDGVVFGSDDFCASIGATRTKDARELLYARQKVVVTTKAFGLQAIDLVYIDYKDVEGLRLQAKEGALMGFTGKQVIHPGQIQAVQEEFSPSQDRVQWAEELIAAFDQHQKEGKGAFTFHGSMIDLPSLKQAQNILTLAAAVSEK